Proteins encoded together in one Mycolicibacter minnesotensis window:
- a CDS encoding TQXA domain-containing protein, with amino-acid sequence MTDSTSVLPLRHTAPAVVVRRRVQPRPAVDIDRMTRYHGGTYSHTVDRIVFTDGTSARTDLIRLNPGIAAYSLDFHGIAPTRPSSYRIDTWSAVPHLRSRDPREVQVDWILRNSVPRLSTVELSRRLREAGHLSGRGNISEHEAIAATQAAIWRLTNGLELDTRARTEPVRVRRDGDGVTVEFDEALELGGYTLELVASESVTVTLHKSDDGRTWREVPSSLLFAGASGTQRKALGVGATVGGHRFYRLSVAGPGKPATIGDVDFWLNGTSTYRNADRIVMLYRYLLDGAARARTTAPGLNVATAVLADGVVGPLQLSVADSAALSAEGAELLDAEGNKLTGPVEPGGVFYLRPQPGAGSARVRVTVPGTEDGYGGRVLTGIAGDGQSPMFTPVALAVPAALVVDFHLRWSTPRALPHRSRRTRSAARSA; translated from the coding sequence ATGACCGATTCCACCTCCGTTCTTCCTCTTCGCCACACCGCTCCCGCAGTGGTCGTCCGCCGCAGAGTGCAACCCCGCCCGGCCGTCGACATCGACCGGATGACGCGGTACCACGGTGGCACGTACTCGCACACCGTCGACCGCATCGTGTTCACCGACGGGACGAGCGCGCGCACCGATCTGATCCGGCTCAACCCAGGGATCGCGGCGTATTCGCTGGATTTCCACGGCATCGCTCCCACTCGCCCGTCGTCGTATCGGATCGACACCTGGTCGGCGGTGCCTCACCTGCGTTCCCGTGACCCCCGCGAGGTGCAGGTCGACTGGATCCTGCGCAACTCCGTACCGCGATTGAGCACCGTCGAGCTGAGCCGTCGGCTGCGGGAGGCCGGACACCTGTCGGGCCGGGGCAACATCTCCGAGCACGAGGCGATTGCCGCCACTCAGGCCGCGATCTGGCGGCTGACCAACGGCTTGGAACTGGACACCCGTGCCCGCACGGAGCCGGTCCGGGTGCGCCGCGACGGAGACGGTGTGACCGTGGAGTTCGACGAGGCTCTGGAGTTGGGCGGATACACCCTGGAACTGGTCGCCTCGGAGTCGGTCACGGTGACCCTGCACAAATCCGATGACGGCCGGACCTGGCGAGAAGTTCCGTCCTCGCTGCTGTTTGCCGGTGCCTCCGGCACGCAGCGTAAGGCGCTCGGAGTGGGGGCCACGGTCGGGGGCCACCGCTTCTACCGTCTGTCGGTGGCCGGGCCCGGTAAGCCTGCGACTATCGGCGATGTCGACTTCTGGCTCAACGGCACCAGCACCTATCGCAATGCCGATCGCATCGTGATGCTCTACCGATACCTGCTCGACGGTGCCGCACGGGCGCGTACCACCGCCCCGGGCCTCAACGTCGCGACGGCGGTCCTGGCCGACGGAGTGGTGGGACCGCTGCAGCTTTCGGTTGCCGACTCCGCCGCATTGAGCGCCGAGGGCGCCGAGCTCTTGGACGCCGAGGGCAACAAGCTGACCGGCCCGGTAGAGCCGGGCGGTGTCTTCTACCTCCGGCCGCAGCCTGGCGCGGGGTCGGCGCGGGTGCGCGTCACGGTGCCCGGTACCGAGGACGGCTACGGCGGCCGGGTTCTCACCGGCATTGCTGGTGATGGCCAGTCACCGATGTTCACCCCGGTGGCACTGGCGGTTCCGGCCGCCCTGGTCGTCGACTTTCACCTGCGCTGGTCGACACCGCGGGCCTTGCCGCACCGGTCGCGGCGGACGAGGTCGGCAGCCCGATCCGCCTAG
- a CDS encoding family 2A encapsulin nanocompartment cargo protein cysteine desulfurase, with amino-acid sequence MSTSDPRPVDPPVSVAELEALANQLYAARPGPDSPPQTTAVAPRGGVPTPSGLLPPGLADLSAFAVPSGIVPTAPGVLAGSPAGTVPVAPRGSAPSWPGGVPTVPHLGWHDAPAPATGGDEANYAFLSRSVPAAEPAPTVPDSHEVFDVNAVRADFPILRETVNGKPLIWFDNAATTQKPQAVIDRLSYFYAHENSNIHRAAHELAARATDAYEDARDTVRRFLGAPRSEDIVFVRGTTEAINLVAYAWGGKHLGPGDEIVITHLEHHANIVPWQLISKKTGAILKVAPVDDAGNLLLGEFEDLLGPRTKLVAATHVSNALGTVTPVHKIVELGHRYGARVLIDGAQSIPHIPIDVQSLGADFFVFSGHKIFGPTGIGALYGTAEALAETPPWQGGGNMIADVTLERSLFQEPPNKFEAGTGNIADAVGLGEALRYVERVGVERIAAYEHALLEYATPRLAEIPGVRIIGTADEKASVLSFVLAGHDPVEVGKALNSEGIAVRAGHHCAQPILRRYGLEATVRPSFAFYNTFEEIDVFIKAVRRIAEGSA; translated from the coding sequence ATGAGTACAAGTGATCCCAGGCCGGTAGACCCGCCGGTCAGCGTCGCTGAGCTGGAGGCGCTGGCCAACCAGCTGTATGCCGCCCGGCCCGGTCCCGACTCTCCGCCGCAGACCACGGCGGTGGCACCCCGAGGCGGCGTCCCGACCCCGTCCGGACTGCTGCCGCCGGGGTTGGCAGACCTCTCCGCGTTCGCGGTGCCCAGCGGGATCGTGCCGACCGCGCCCGGGGTGCTGGCCGGTTCCCCAGCCGGGACTGTTCCGGTTGCACCGCGCGGATCGGCCCCCAGCTGGCCCGGCGGGGTGCCGACGGTTCCACACCTGGGTTGGCATGACGCCCCCGCGCCGGCCACGGGCGGCGACGAGGCGAACTACGCCTTCTTGTCCCGCTCCGTCCCGGCCGCCGAACCGGCTCCCACGGTGCCCGACTCGCATGAGGTGTTCGACGTCAACGCGGTGCGCGCTGACTTTCCGATCCTGCGCGAGACCGTCAACGGCAAGCCGTTGATCTGGTTCGACAACGCCGCCACCACGCAGAAGCCGCAAGCCGTGATCGACCGGCTGTCGTACTTCTACGCCCACGAGAACTCCAATATCCACCGGGCCGCACACGAACTCGCAGCGCGGGCCACCGACGCCTACGAGGACGCTCGCGACACCGTGCGGCGATTCCTGGGGGCACCGCGTAGCGAGGACATCGTCTTTGTGCGCGGTACCACCGAGGCGATCAACCTGGTGGCCTACGCGTGGGGCGGCAAGCACCTGGGCCCCGGCGATGAGATCGTCATCACACACCTAGAGCACCACGCGAATATCGTTCCTTGGCAATTGATCTCGAAGAAAACCGGGGCGATCCTGAAGGTTGCCCCGGTAGATGACGCGGGCAACCTGCTGCTGGGTGAGTTCGAAGACCTGTTGGGTCCCCGCACCAAACTGGTCGCCGCAACCCACGTCTCCAATGCACTCGGCACCGTCACCCCGGTGCATAAGATCGTCGAACTCGGGCACCGCTACGGCGCCCGAGTGCTCATCGATGGGGCGCAGTCCATCCCCCATATCCCGATCGATGTGCAATCACTGGGCGCGGACTTCTTCGTGTTCTCCGGGCACAAGATCTTCGGCCCCACCGGGATCGGAGCGCTCTACGGCACCGCCGAAGCGCTGGCCGAGACGCCGCCGTGGCAGGGTGGAGGCAACATGATCGCCGACGTCACCCTGGAACGCTCACTGTTTCAAGAACCGCCCAACAAGTTCGAGGCGGGTACCGGAAACATCGCCGACGCGGTCGGCCTGGGCGAAGCCCTGCGCTACGTGGAGCGGGTGGGTGTCGAACGCATCGCCGCCTACGAGCACGCCCTGCTGGAGTACGCCACGCCACGCCTGGCCGAGATCCCGGGAGTGCGAATCATCGGCACAGCCGACGAAAAGGCCAGCGTGTTGTCCTTCGTGCTGGCCGGCCACGATCCGGTCGAGGTCGGCAAAGCGCTCAACTCCGAGGGCATCGCGGTGCGCGCCGGGCATCACTGCGCGCAGCCGATCCTGCGCCGCTATGGCCTGGAGGCCACCGTGCGACCGTCGTTCGCGTTCTACAACACTTTCGAAGAGATCGACGTCTTCATCAAGGCCGTGCGGCGCATCGCCGAAGGGAGCGCCTAG
- a CDS encoding family 2A encapsulin nanocompartment shell protein, whose protein sequence is MTSAQNESQALGDLAARQLANATKTVPQLATITPRWLLHLLNWVPVEAGIYRVNRVVNPGQVAIAAEQGAGSTEPLPQTFVDYETSPREYTLRSISTILDVHTRVSDLYSSPHDQVAQQLRLTIETIKERQEFELVNNPEYGLLAQATPEQTISTLTGPPTPDDLDSLITKVWKTPGFFLTHPLGVAAFGREATRRGVPPVVVNLFGAQFITWRGIPIIPSDKVPVEDSKTKFLLVRTGEERQGVVGLFQPGLVGEQAPGLSVRFTGINRSAIASYLVTLYNSLAVLTDDALAVLDDVSVDRFHEYK, encoded by the coding sequence ATGACGTCCGCTCAGAACGAATCTCAGGCGCTCGGGGACCTGGCTGCACGGCAACTCGCCAATGCGACCAAGACTGTCCCGCAGCTGGCCACCATCACGCCGCGCTGGCTGTTGCACCTGCTGAACTGGGTCCCGGTGGAGGCCGGTATTTACCGGGTCAACCGGGTGGTCAACCCCGGCCAGGTCGCCATTGCCGCTGAGCAGGGCGCCGGTTCGACCGAACCGCTGCCGCAGACGTTTGTGGACTACGAGACCAGCCCGCGGGAGTACACCCTGCGTTCGATCTCCACGATTCTCGACGTGCACACCCGGGTCTCCGACCTGTACTCCAGCCCGCACGACCAAGTGGCTCAGCAGCTGCGCCTGACAATCGAGACCATCAAGGAGCGCCAGGAGTTCGAGCTGGTGAACAACCCGGAGTACGGCCTGTTGGCGCAGGCCACGCCCGAGCAGACCATCTCCACCCTGACCGGCCCGCCCACTCCCGACGACCTGGATTCGCTGATCACCAAGGTGTGGAAGACGCCCGGCTTCTTCCTGACCCACCCGCTGGGTGTGGCCGCCTTCGGCCGCGAAGCCACTCGCCGCGGCGTGCCGCCGGTGGTGGTGAACCTGTTCGGCGCCCAGTTCATCACCTGGCGCGGCATCCCGATCATCCCCAGCGACAAGGTGCCGGTGGAGGACTCCAAGACCAAGTTCCTGCTGGTGCGCACCGGCGAGGAGCGTCAGGGCGTCGTCGGACTGTTCCAGCCGGGCCTGGTCGGCGAGCAGGCGCCGGGCCTATCGGTGCGGTTCACGGGCATCAACCGGTCGGCGATCGCGTCCTACCTGGTCACGCTGTACAACTCACTGGCCGTGCTCACCGATGATGCGCTCGCTGTGCTCGACGACGTCTCGGTGGACCGTTTCCATGAGTACAAGTGA
- the cysK gene encoding cysteine synthase A, producing MGRIYDNVTELIGHTPLVRLNRLTKGLGAQVVAKLEFYNPANSVKDRIGVAIIDAAENSGQLRPGGTIVEATSGNTGIALAMVGAARGYKVILTMPDTMSTERRVMLRAYGAEIVLTPGSEGMAGAVAKAKQIVADTHNALSANQFANPANPAIHERTTGEEVWKDTGGAVDIFVAGIGTGGTLTGVSHTLKAHKPEVQIVGVEPKDSAILHGADPGPHKIQGLGANFVPEVLDRDCYDEIIDAQFDDAIRVARALGTEEGILGGISAGANVWAALELAKRPENAGKLIVVVVPDFGERYISTALFEHIRE from the coding sequence ATGGGCAGGATCTACGACAACGTCACCGAGCTGATCGGCCATACCCCGCTGGTGCGGCTCAACCGTCTGACCAAGGGTCTGGGTGCCCAAGTGGTGGCCAAACTCGAGTTCTACAACCCCGCCAACAGCGTCAAGGACCGTATCGGCGTCGCGATCATCGATGCCGCCGAGAACTCCGGCCAGCTGCGCCCGGGCGGAACCATTGTCGAAGCCACCAGCGGGAACACCGGTATCGCCCTGGCGATGGTCGGCGCCGCCCGCGGCTACAAGGTGATCCTGACCATGCCGGACACCATGTCCACCGAGCGGCGGGTCATGCTGCGCGCCTACGGCGCGGAGATCGTGCTGACCCCCGGCTCTGAGGGCATGGCCGGTGCGGTGGCCAAGGCCAAGCAGATCGTCGCCGACACCCACAACGCCCTGTCTGCCAACCAATTCGCCAATCCGGCCAACCCGGCCATTCACGAGCGGACCACCGGCGAGGAGGTGTGGAAGGACACCGGCGGCGCGGTCGACATCTTCGTCGCCGGCATCGGTACCGGCGGCACGCTGACCGGTGTGTCACACACCCTCAAAGCTCACAAGCCTGAGGTTCAGATCGTCGGTGTGGAGCCCAAGGACTCCGCGATCCTGCATGGCGCCGACCCCGGACCGCACAAGATCCAGGGCCTTGGGGCCAACTTCGTACCCGAGGTGCTCGACCGCGACTGCTATGACGAGATCATCGACGCCCAGTTCGACGACGCGATCCGCGTGGCGCGGGCGCTGGGCACCGAGGAAGGGATCCTCGGCGGAATCTCGGCCGGCGCCAATGTCTGGGCCGCCCTGGAACTGGCAAAACGACCCGAAAATGCCGGGAAGCTGATCGTGGTGGTGGTCCCGGACTTCGGCGAGCGCTACATCTCCACGGCGCTGTTCGAGCACATTCGGGAATGA
- a CDS encoding M1 family metallopeptidase, which yields MSKPTKASAKSAKAPAPVLDPYLPDSGNTGYRVSRYELDLEYKVSSNRLSGTATITAVALYPLREVTLDLAGTLSVAKVWVNGRPPARFATSSAKLRISLATTVPTGAALVIAVRYSGSPRPSETLWGEVGFEELSDGALVSGQPNGAPSWFPCDDHPYAKASYRIQISTDSPYYTVANGELMSRRVRATRTTWTYELPEPTPTYLVTLQIGRYVTRRVPGSAVAIRAVLPERLQSEFERDFAHQSQMMELFVRLFGPYPLSSGYTVLVTDDNLEIPLEAQGISIFGANHCDGTGRSERLIAHELAHQWFGNSVTVRRWSDIWLHEGFACYAEWLWSEHSGGPTADQLARRYHRQLAGLPQDLLLADPGPADMFDDRVYKRGAITLHLLRDILGDDAFFALLRDWTSRHRHGNAGTEDFTALAAGYATGPLQPLWQAWLYSTAVPPLSAPG from the coding sequence ATGAGCAAGCCCACGAAGGCGTCCGCCAAGTCGGCCAAGGCTCCGGCTCCAGTCCTCGACCCCTACCTGCCCGACAGTGGCAACACCGGTTATCGGGTCTCGCGCTACGAGCTCGATCTGGAGTACAAGGTCAGCAGCAACCGGTTGTCGGGCACCGCAACCATCACCGCGGTGGCGCTCTACCCGCTGCGCGAAGTCACCCTCGACCTTGCCGGCACGTTGTCGGTGGCCAAGGTGTGGGTCAACGGTCGGCCCCCGGCCCGATTCGCCACGTCGTCGGCGAAGCTGCGGATCTCCCTGGCCACCACCGTGCCGACCGGTGCCGCCCTGGTGATCGCAGTCCGTTACTCGGGATCACCACGCCCCAGCGAAACACTTTGGGGTGAAGTCGGTTTCGAGGAATTATCGGACGGCGCCCTAGTCTCCGGACAGCCGAACGGCGCGCCGTCGTGGTTCCCTTGTGACGATCATCCCTACGCCAAGGCCAGCTACCGGATCCAGATCAGCACCGACAGTCCCTATTACACGGTCGCCAACGGCGAGCTGATGTCGCGGAGGGTCCGGGCAACCCGGACCACCTGGACTTATGAGCTGCCCGAGCCGACACCGACCTACCTGGTGACCCTCCAGATCGGGCGGTATGTGACGCGCCGCGTGCCGGGGTCGGCAGTGGCGATCAGGGCGGTGCTGCCCGAGCGCCTGCAGTCCGAGTTCGAACGGGATTTCGCACACCAGTCGCAGATGATGGAGCTGTTTGTGCGACTGTTCGGCCCCTACCCGCTGTCATCCGGCTACACCGTGCTGGTCACCGATGACAACCTGGAAATTCCCCTTGAAGCACAGGGGATCTCGATCTTCGGAGCCAACCATTGCGACGGGACCGGAAGATCTGAGCGATTGATCGCTCACGAGCTGGCCCACCAGTGGTTCGGAAACAGTGTCACGGTGCGGCGCTGGAGCGACATCTGGCTGCATGAGGGGTTCGCCTGCTATGCCGAATGGCTGTGGTCGGAGCACTCCGGTGGGCCCACTGCCGACCAGCTGGCGCGGCGCTACCATCGGCAACTGGCCGGTCTGCCACAAGATCTGCTGTTGGCCGATCCTGGACCGGCCGACATGTTCGACGACCGGGTCTACAAGCGCGGTGCTATCACCCTGCATCTGCTGCGCGACATCCTCGGCGACGACGCCTTCTTCGCCCTGTTACGGGATTGGACGTCGCGCCACCGCCACGGCAACGCCGGCACCGAAGACTTCACCGCGCTGGCTGCCGGCTACGCCACAGGACCGCTGCAGCCGCTGTGGCAGGCCTGGTTGTATTCCACGGCTGTTCCCCCACTGTCGGCGCCGGGCTGA
- the epsC gene encoding serine O-acetyltransferase EpsC, with the protein MITPMWGVWATVREDLRNARNHDPAARGDFENALVYSGLHAIWSYRVAHRLWAKPALRGVARVLAQATRFATGIEIHPGASIGRRFFIDHGLGVVIGETTEIGDDVMVYHGVTLGGRSLSHGKRHPTIGNGVTVGAGAKVLGPITIGDGSAIGANAVVTQNVPADCIATGIPAAVRHRTEKQREPLVDPTTYIDPAMYI; encoded by the coding sequence ATGATCACGCCGATGTGGGGTGTGTGGGCGACAGTGCGCGAGGACCTGCGCAACGCGCGCAACCATGATCCCGCCGCGCGTGGGGACTTCGAGAACGCCTTGGTCTACTCGGGCCTGCATGCGATCTGGTCGTATCGGGTGGCGCACCGCCTGTGGGCCAAGCCCGCCCTGCGTGGGGTTGCTCGTGTGTTGGCCCAGGCCACCCGATTCGCTACCGGTATCGAGATTCACCCGGGCGCAAGCATCGGCCGGAGGTTTTTCATCGACCACGGCCTGGGTGTGGTGATCGGTGAGACCACCGAGATCGGCGATGACGTCATGGTCTACCACGGCGTCACGCTCGGCGGTCGCTCACTGAGTCACGGCAAGCGCCACCCGACCATCGGCAACGGTGTCACGGTGGGCGCCGGCGCCAAGGTTCTCGGTCCCATAACTATCGGCGATGGCAGCGCTATCGGCGCCAATGCCGTTGTTACTCAAAATGTTCCGGCAGACTGCATCGCCACCGGAATCCCGGCCGCGGTGCGCCATCGCACCGAGAAGCAGCGGGAACCGCTGGTGGATCCGACCACCTACATCGACCCGGCTATGTATATCTGA
- a CDS encoding Pls/PosA family non-ribosomal peptide synthetase: MPSPHVPAQYLRASSAAQARTLIDILQETAARFPDAPAIDDGNVVLTYAELIEDIADSVAWLAARGLGRGDRIGIRLPSGNYALYVAILSTLATGAAYVPVDADDPPERAELVFNEAQVAAVITDQGLIRGPGTSRGWQAGAPQTDDDAWIIFTSGSTGTPKGVAITHRNAAAFVDAEAQLFLQDNPIGPGDRVLAGLSVAFDASCEEMWLAWRYGACLVPAPRSLVRSGMDLGPWLVARDVTVVSTVPTLAALWPAEALEAVRLLIFGGEACPPELVARLAVDGREVWNTYGPTETTVVACAAQLDGTGPIQIGLPLAGWDLAVLGSNGEPVAAGEVGELVIGGVGLGRYLDPDRDAEKYAPLPTLDWPRAYRSGDLVRLDADGLIFCGRADDQVKVGGRRIELGEVDSALVTLPGVSGAAAAVRTSAAGTALLVGYLVSADPDFDLVAARAELSRRLPAALVPRLVLVDELPTRTSGKVDRDALPWPVGPESGDANLVGADDPDSTLGWLAGLWRDVLGAPIHDEQADFFALGGGSLQAAQLVAAVRRRYPQTTVAQLYDRPRLGSLASFLDDLDRSEPDSTAARSVAPTPWVAQAAQVLLSVPLATLTGLQWVSWLALINNTVSAIHPLPWLVRVDWWWVIAAFVLFVTPLGRMGIATLGARALLANLAPGTYRRGGPEHLRVWIAERLASASGAENLSGAPWLVYYARALGNKIGEGVDLHSAPPVTGMLTLGHRCSIEPEVDLTGHWIDGDEFHVGPITVGNDATIGARTTLAPGASVGKDADVAPGSGVIGEVKKGQYWTGSPAVKSGKAHHPWPDHRPPARPAWAAVYGLTSLFLGGLPLLALGAGLAVLGWAVRDCQTLADALRPAALATPPAALVAMFSYAAVTAIAVRVLSIGLRDGYHPVRSRVGWQLWATERLMDAARDYLFPLYAGLITPWWLRLLGAKVGKGAEISTALMIPKYTVIADGAFLADDTMVASYELGGGWIHVAPATIGKRAFLGNSGITQPGRRVPDNSLVAVLSTAPHKAKTGSSWLGSPPVRLRRKAADLDAERTFHPPRRLWVMRAVVETFRLVPVMVTFAIGVGVLGALQWVALRFGYGWAALVSGVTLLAAGAVAGGSAVVAKWLIVGRIRATQRPLWSSFVWRNEVADAFVETVAAPWFARAATGTPVMNLWLRALGATIGRGVWCETYWLPEADLVTLENGSTVNRGCVVQTHLFHDRIMQMDTVTLEAGATLGPNCVALPAARLGTGATVGPASLVMRGDEVPPATRWQGNPIAPWLESGKKRGSSGSTRQEPAA; this comes from the coding sequence GTGCCCTCACCGCATGTCCCCGCGCAGTATCTGCGCGCCTCCTCGGCGGCGCAGGCCCGCACCCTGATCGACATTCTGCAAGAGACCGCGGCCCGCTTCCCCGACGCTCCGGCGATCGACGACGGCAACGTGGTGCTGACCTACGCGGAGCTGATCGAGGACATCGCCGACAGCGTCGCGTGGCTGGCCGCACGAGGTCTGGGCCGCGGCGACCGTATCGGTATCCGGTTGCCGTCGGGGAACTACGCGCTCTACGTCGCGATCCTGTCCACCTTGGCCACCGGCGCGGCGTATGTACCGGTGGACGCCGACGATCCCCCCGAGCGCGCCGAGCTGGTGTTCAACGAGGCCCAAGTGGCGGCGGTGATCACCGATCAGGGCTTGATCCGCGGACCCGGGACGTCGCGCGGCTGGCAGGCAGGCGCGCCCCAGACCGATGACGATGCCTGGATCATCTTCACCTCGGGATCCACCGGCACCCCAAAAGGCGTCGCGATCACCCACCGCAACGCGGCCGCGTTCGTCGACGCCGAAGCGCAACTGTTTTTGCAGGACAACCCGATCGGTCCGGGTGACCGGGTGCTGGCCGGGCTGTCGGTGGCATTCGATGCGTCCTGCGAGGAGATGTGGCTGGCATGGCGCTACGGTGCGTGCCTGGTACCCGCACCCCGGTCGCTAGTGCGCAGCGGTATGGATCTGGGGCCATGGCTGGTGGCGCGCGACGTGACGGTGGTGTCCACCGTGCCCACCCTGGCGGCCCTGTGGCCGGCCGAGGCCCTAGAGGCGGTGCGACTGCTGATCTTCGGCGGCGAGGCCTGCCCGCCCGAGTTGGTGGCCCGGCTGGCCGTCGACGGCCGCGAGGTGTGGAACACCTACGGCCCCACGGAGACCACCGTCGTGGCCTGCGCGGCACAGCTCGACGGCACCGGCCCGATTCAGATCGGGTTGCCGTTGGCGGGCTGGGACCTGGCAGTGCTCGGCTCCAACGGGGAACCCGTGGCCGCCGGCGAGGTCGGGGAACTCGTCATAGGTGGTGTCGGGCTAGGCCGCTACCTGGACCCCGACCGGGACGCCGAGAAGTACGCGCCGCTGCCCACGCTGGATTGGCCGCGGGCCTACCGCAGCGGCGACCTGGTACGTCTGGACGCAGACGGGCTGATCTTCTGCGGCCGCGCCGATGACCAGGTCAAGGTGGGCGGCCGGCGCATCGAACTGGGCGAGGTGGACAGTGCTCTGGTGACACTGCCCGGAGTCAGCGGAGCAGCGGCGGCGGTGCGCACCAGCGCCGCCGGCACCGCGCTGCTGGTCGGATACCTGGTCAGCGCCGACCCGGATTTCGACCTCGTTGCCGCGCGCGCCGAGCTGAGCCGGCGGCTGCCCGCCGCACTGGTGCCCCGGCTGGTGCTGGTCGATGAGCTGCCCACCCGCACCTCGGGCAAGGTGGACCGCGATGCGTTGCCATGGCCGGTGGGGCCTGAGTCCGGGGACGCAAACCTGGTCGGCGCCGACGATCCCGACAGCACCCTGGGCTGGCTGGCCGGCCTGTGGCGTGACGTGCTGGGCGCCCCGATCCACGACGAGCAGGCCGACTTCTTCGCCCTGGGCGGTGGATCGCTGCAAGCCGCGCAGCTGGTGGCCGCGGTGCGCCGGCGGTACCCGCAGACCACCGTCGCGCAGCTCTACGACCGGCCCCGGCTGGGTTCCCTGGCCAGTTTCCTCGACGACCTGGACCGCAGCGAGCCCGACAGTACGGCGGCCCGCTCGGTGGCGCCCACCCCTTGGGTGGCCCAGGCCGCGCAGGTGCTGCTGTCGGTGCCGCTGGCCACGCTGACCGGATTGCAGTGGGTGAGTTGGCTGGCACTTATCAACAACACGGTGTCGGCTATCCACCCGCTGCCCTGGCTGGTGCGTGTGGACTGGTGGTGGGTGATCGCCGCCTTCGTGCTGTTCGTCACGCCGCTGGGGCGGATGGGGATCGCCACCCTGGGCGCCCGCGCCCTCCTGGCCAATCTGGCCCCGGGAACCTATCGACGCGGCGGTCCCGAGCACCTGCGGGTCTGGATCGCCGAACGACTTGCAAGCGCCAGTGGCGCCGAGAATCTTTCAGGCGCCCCGTGGTTGGTGTATTACGCACGCGCGCTGGGTAACAAGATCGGCGAGGGCGTGGACCTGCATTCCGCCCCGCCGGTGACCGGAATGTTGACCCTGGGCCATCGCTGCTCCATCGAACCGGAGGTGGACCTGACCGGGCATTGGATCGACGGCGACGAGTTCCACGTCGGCCCGATCACGGTCGGCAACGATGCCACGATCGGTGCCCGCACCACCCTGGCGCCCGGGGCTTCAGTCGGCAAGGACGCCGACGTCGCTCCCGGTTCCGGGGTCATCGGCGAGGTCAAGAAAGGCCAGTACTGGACCGGTTCACCTGCGGTGAAATCCGGTAAGGCGCACCACCCCTGGCCGGATCACCGGCCGCCGGCGCGACCGGCGTGGGCCGCGGTCTACGGGTTGACGTCCCTGTTTCTCGGTGGCCTGCCACTGCTGGCGCTGGGCGCTGGCCTGGCGGTGCTGGGCTGGGCGGTTCGGGACTGCCAGACCCTGGCCGATGCCCTCCGGCCCGCCGCGCTGGCGACCCCGCCCGCCGCCTTGGTGGCGATGTTCAGCTACGCCGCCGTGACCGCGATCGCCGTCCGAGTGTTGTCGATCGGGCTACGCGACGGCTACCACCCGGTGCGGAGCCGGGTGGGCTGGCAGTTATGGGCAACCGAACGGCTGATGGACGCTGCGCGCGACTACCTGTTCCCGCTCTACGCCGGGCTGATCACCCCGTGGTGGCTGCGGCTGTTGGGCGCGAAAGTCGGTAAAGGCGCCGAGATCTCCACCGCGCTGATGATCCCGAAGTACACCGTGATCGCTGACGGCGCGTTCCTGGCCGACGACACCATGGTCGCCTCCTACGAGCTCGGCGGCGGCTGGATTCACGTCGCGCCGGCCACCATCGGCAAACGCGCGTTCCTGGGCAATTCCGGGATCACCCAGCCGGGCCGGCGAGTGCCCGACAATTCCCTGGTGGCGGTGCTGTCCACCGCACCGCACAAAGCCAAGACAGGTTCGTCGTGGCTGGGCAGCCCGCCGGTCAGGTTGCGCCGCAAGGCCGCCGACCTCGATGCCGAGCGTACGTTCCACCCGCCGCGAAGGCTGTGGGTGATGCGCGCTGTGGTGGAGACCTTCCGGCTGGTTCCCGTCATGGTGACCTTCGCGATCGGTGTCGGGGTGCTCGGCGCCCTGCAATGGGTAGCGCTGCGATTCGGCTACGGCTGGGCTGCTCTGGTCAGCGGTGTGACATTACTGGCCGCGGGCGCGGTGGCCGGGGGCAGCGCAGTGGTGGCGAAGTGGTTGATCGTCGGCCGGATCCGGGCGACCCAGCGCCCGCTGTGGTCGTCGTTCGTGTGGCGCAACGAAGTCGCCGATGCCTTTGTCGAGACGGTTGCCGCGCCGTGGTTCGCCCGCGCCGCGACCGGCACCCCGGTGATGAACCTATGGCTGCGTGCGCTGGGCGCCACGATCGGCCGCGGGGTGTGGTGCGAGACGTACTGGCTGCCCGAGGCCGACCTGGTGACACTGGAGAACGGCTCTACCGTGAATCGCGGGTGCGTGGTGCAGACGCACCTGTTCCATGACCGGATCATGCAGATGGACACCGTCACGCTGGAGGCGGGAGCCACCCTGGGCCCCAACTGCGTGGCGTTGCCCGCCGCCCGGCTGGGCACCGGCGCGACCGTCGGGCCGGCCTCCCTGGTGATGCGCGGCGACGAGGTGCCGCCGGCGACCCGCTGGCAGGGCAACCCGATCGCACCGTGGTTGGAGTCGGGCAAGAAGCGCGGATCATCGGGTTCCACCAGGCAGGAGCCCGCGGCATGA